In [Mycobacterium] stephanolepidis, the genomic window AGCAGTGCATCCAGCTTGGACTGGGTGCCCGTCGCCTCGATGGTCACCGACTCCGGCGATACATCCACGACCTTGGCGCGGAACAGGTTCACCACCTCGATGACCTGCGCCCGCACCGTCGCATCGGCGCGCACCTTGACGAGCATGAGCTCGCGGGCCACCGAATTCTCCTCGTCCTGTTCGACGATCTTGATCACGTTGATGAGCTTGTTGAGCTGCTTGGTGACCTGTTCGAGCGGAAAATCGTCGACGGTGACGACGATTGTCATGCGCGAAATACCCTTGAGCTCCGTCTGGCCCACCGCCAATGACGCGATGTTGAAGCCACGACGGGAAAACAGTGCAGCGACGCGGGCGAGCACACCGGGACGGTCCTCGACCAGAACGCTCAGGGTGTGGGTGCTGGTCATCGTGACCCTTCCTGCTCCGCAGTGTCATCATCGTCGAACAGCGGCCGGATGCCCCGGGCCGCCTGGATCTCGTCATTGCTGGTGCCCGCCGCG contains:
- the ilvN gene encoding acetolactate synthase small subunit; its protein translation is MTSTHTLSVLVEDRPGVLARVAALFSRRGFNIASLAVGQTELKGISRMTIVVTVDDFPLEQVTKQLNKLINVIKIVEQDEENSVARELMLVKVRADATVRAQVIEVVNLFRAKVVDVSPESVTIEATGTQSKLDALLRMLDPYGIREIVQSGVVALSRGPRSIAAAK